From a region of the Actinomycetota bacterium genome:
- a CDS encoding glutamine synthetase produces MEEELVEDLKKIDQMKEFVLKKAKDNHIKFIKLWFTDVQGMLKSFSITVEELESALSEGMGFDGSSIEGFSRIEESDMIAMPDPSTYQILPWRPSEKGVARMFCDIMTPDGKHFEGDPRWILKKNLAKIKDLGYTFYVGPELEYFYFKKDAGKPETLDNSGYFDLTTFDVASDLRRETILYLDAMGIAVEYSHHEVAPSQHEIDLRYRDALTMADAAMTYRIVVKEVAWNHGVYATFMPKPISGENGSGMHVHQSLFKGERNAFFDASDPFNLSAEGRQYIAGLLKHCKEFVAITNQWVNSYKRLVPGYEAPVYISWARKNRSTLVRVPLYKPGKENATRVEFRCPDPACNPYLAFSVMVAAGMEGIKNKYKLSDPIEANIFEMDLKRREEAGIETLPDNLYEAVKNLEKSALMKEALGDHIFNKFIENKKIEWERYRTFVTDYEINNYLPIL; encoded by the coding sequence ATGGAGGAGGAGCTGGTGGAAGATTTAAAAAAAATTGATCAGATGAAAGAATTTGTATTAAAGAAAGCAAAAGACAACCATATAAAATTTATAAAATTATGGTTTACGGATGTTCAGGGTATGCTTAAAAGCTTTTCAATAACTGTTGAAGAGCTGGAATCAGCTTTGTCGGAAGGAATGGGTTTTGACGGTTCTTCAATAGAAGGTTTTTCAAGAATTGAAGAAAGCGATATGATAGCCATGCCTGATCCCTCAACATACCAGATACTTCCCTGGAGACCTTCCGAAAAAGGAGTTGCAAGGATGTTTTGCGATATTATGACACCGGACGGCAAACATTTTGAAGGAGATCCCAGATGGATATTAAAGAAAAATCTTGCAAAGATCAAAGACCTTGGATACACATTTTATGTGGGGCCTGAGCTTGAATACTTTTACTTTAAAAAAGATGCCGGCAAACCCGAAACGCTTGATAATAGCGGATATTTTGATCTTACAACCTTTGATGTTGCAAGCGACTTGAGAAGGGAGACCATTCTTTACCTTGATGCAATGGGGATTGCTGTTGAATACTCTCATCACGAAGTTGCCCCGTCACAGCATGAAATAGATTTAAGGTACCGGGATGCGCTCACAATGGCAGACGCAGCAATGACTTACAGGATAGTGGTAAAGGAAGTCGCATGGAATCATGGCGTTTATGCAACCTTTATGCCGAAACCCATATCCGGAGAAAACGGAAGCGGCATGCATGTGCATCAGTCCCTCTTTAAAGGCGAAAGGAACGCATTCTTCGATGCTTCAGATCCGTTTAATCTGTCAGCTGAGGGAAGACAGTATATAGCCGGTCTTCTTAAGCACTGCAAGGAATTTGTCGCAATCACTAATCAGTGGGTTAACTCGTACAAGCGCCTTGTGCCGGGTTATGAAGCGCCTGTTTATATATCATGGGCAAGAAAAAACAGGTCTACCCTGGTAAGAGTACCGCTTTACAAGCCTGGAAAAGAAAATGCTACAAGAGTCGAATTCAGATGTCCTGATCCTGCTTGTAATCCTTATCTTGCATTCAGCGTTATGGTTGCAGCCGGAATGGAAGGTATTAAAAACAAATATAAGCTTTCTGATCCGATTGAGGCCAATATATTTGAAATGGATTTAAAAAGAAGGGAAGAAGCAGGCATAGAAACTCTGCCCGACAATCTTTACGAAGCAGTTAAAAACCTTGAAAAGAGCGCTCTTATGAAAGAAGCGCTCGGAGATCATATTTTCAATAAATTCATCGAAAACAAGAAAATCGAGTGGGAGAGATACAGAACATTTGTAACAGATTATGAAATTAATAATTATCTGCCTATTCTGT